In Candidatus Acidulodesulfobacterium acidiphilum, the following proteins share a genomic window:
- a CDS encoding glycogen synthase produces the protein MSEFNNEIWFVGAEMSPLVKAGGLGDVMGSLPKFLLRAGINVRVVIPYYKNIIPKNLLDIRETYPAGRVNFGEIPFEFGIKTGFALGDIPIVLIEQNHFFNREEVYGTHGGVCAYKDNLWRYAMLAHGTAYAMKILGIPLVVHTHDWSGGFVPAVVRQTFGDKKVSVNLSGSAEGILSGKLSRSVSAKGLRPAIAFTIHNLGYQGVYGLDDFYDIGLDFKYNSSDAYEHFGTINSLKGGIKLSDIVTTVSPTYAQEITDSRFGFGLDGELNNLRNAGRLRGILNGIDLDYWNPKTDRFISYNLNIKNDGYGIKDYAEWKKFKLNNKKALFSEISLPLKKDKDGKILPLIGVVSRLTEEKGINEFLDALFSWNDFPFQVVILGSGKDYIEGKANYLAEVFKDKVFAHTGKYDEALSHKIYAASDIFVMPSKFEPCGLSQMIAMRYGCVIAAGDTGGLHDTVSDITNPDAKNPSGILVRYTDTNGIAWALDSLYNIYASEGTVKTAGKDGRMGIKWSDIVINSANKHFGWEDSAKIYEGLYYDIIK, from the coding sequence ATGAGCGAATTTAATAACGAAATATGGTTTGTAGGGGCGGAAATGTCTCCGCTGGTAAAAGCCGGAGGTCTCGGCGACGTAATGGGCAGCCTTCCTAAATTTTTGCTCAGGGCCGGCATTAACGTGCGGGTGGTAATTCCTTATTACAAAAATATAATTCCAAAAAATTTATTAGATATAAGGGAAACATATCCGGCCGGCAGAGTAAATTTCGGGGAAATTCCTTTTGAGTTTGGAATTAAAACCGGTTTTGCCTTGGGAGATATTCCTATCGTTCTTATAGAGCAGAATCATTTTTTTAACAGGGAAGAAGTTTACGGTACGCACGGAGGGGTTTGTGCATATAAAGACAACCTGTGGCGTTATGCAATGCTTGCTCATGGAACGGCGTACGCAATGAAAATTCTTGGAATACCTTTGGTCGTCCATACTCACGACTGGTCGGGAGGATTTGTTCCCGCCGTCGTAAGGCAGACGTTTGGAGATAAAAAAGTTTCGGTAAACTTAAGCGGTTCCGCCGAAGGTATTTTAAGCGGTAAATTGAGCAGGAGCGTAAGCGCAAAAGGATTAAGGCCTGCTATAGCCTTTACGATACATAATCTTGGTTATCAAGGCGTTTACGGTTTGGACGATTTTTACGATATAGGCTTAGATTTTAAATATAATTCTTCCGATGCTTACGAACATTTCGGAACTATAAACAGTCTAAAAGGCGGAATTAAGCTTTCCGATATAGTTACTACGGTAAGCCCGACGTATGCCCAGGAAATAACCGACAGCAGATTCGGCTTCGGGCTTGACGGCGAGCTTAATAATCTCCGCAATGCAGGACGTCTAAGAGGGATACTTAACGGCATAGATTTAGATTACTGGAATCCGAAAACCGACAGGTTTATAAGCTATAATTTAAATATTAAAAACGACGGATACGGAATTAAAGATTATGCAGAATGGAAAAAATTTAAATTAAATAATAAAAAGGCGCTTTTTTCGGAAATTTCCCTGCCTTTAAAAAAAGATAAAGACGGTAAAATACTTCCTCTTATAGGGGTAGTAAGCAGGCTTACCGAGGAAAAAGGCATAAACGAATTTTTGGACGCGCTTTTTAGCTGGAACGATTTTCCGTTTCAAGTAGTCATACTCGGAAGCGGCAAGGATTACATAGAAGGCAAAGCAAATTACCTTGCGGAAGTTTTCAAAGATAAGGTTTTTGCGCATACCGGAAAATACGATGAAGCTCTTTCCCATAAAATATATGCAGCATCGGATATTTTCGTTATGCCTTCAAAGTTCGAGCCTTGCGGATTGTCGCAGATGATAGCTATGAGATACGGATGCGTTATTGCGGCTGGCGATACGGGCGGTCTTCACGACACCGTTTCGGATATTACAAATCCGGATGCTAAAAATCCGTCCGGAATACTTGTTCGATATACGGATACTAACGGAATTGCCTGGGCTCTCGACTCGCTGTATAATATTTATGCATCCGAAGGAACCGTTAAAACAGCAGGTAAAGATGGGCGTATGGGCATTAAATGGAGCGATATTGTTATTAATTCGGCCAATAAACATTTTGGATGGGAAGATTCGGCAAAAATTTATGAAGGACTTTATTATGATATTATTAAATGA